One window from the genome of Cryobacterium sp. GrIS_2_6 encodes:
- a CDS encoding HAMP domain-containing sensor histidine kinase has product MRLPGLSIRARITVGSLVIAAVLFSGAAVFFRGEVQAILIETTTTLLHSDAAPIVTDLIRNPTEPIDGPSEGQLIAIVGPDGQISKSSLPMALRKRVSVLATIGETPQTIDAGNARYLVAATTAVTNQGNWVVITARNEEALGLLLDELGRVLIMGTVLLTVGFGLASWLLTGAALRPVNRLRKEAESLSTTGSSAQLLVPAGRDEVSRLAVTLNDFISRLRRSLDREKQVVSDASHELRTPLAVLKAQLELAHLNSGDAPALEADIDDASRTVDRLSRLATNLLELSKLESQQAPPECGWENLIAEISASVDRARVVRNGEDLDVDYEIEGEDPTGRYAISVTNVGQLIDNLISNAINAMGGRGAVTVTLRSLPECAMLSVVDTGPGMPESFIPVAFDRFSRPEQSRASGSIGSGLGLAIVHAIVTRAQGTISLRNTGTGLAIDIRLPRSARTGQGPRA; this is encoded by the coding sequence ATGAGGTTACCCGGGCTGTCGATCCGGGCCCGCATCACCGTCGGCAGTCTCGTGATCGCCGCTGTCCTTTTCAGCGGTGCCGCGGTGTTCTTCCGCGGCGAGGTCCAGGCGATCCTGATCGAGACGACGACGACACTGCTGCACAGCGACGCGGCCCCGATCGTGACAGACCTGATCCGCAACCCGACCGAACCCATCGACGGCCCGAGCGAGGGCCAGCTCATCGCGATCGTCGGTCCGGACGGCCAGATCTCCAAGTCCTCGCTGCCGATGGCGCTGCGGAAACGAGTGAGTGTACTCGCGACGATCGGCGAGACGCCGCAGACGATCGACGCGGGCAACGCCCGGTACCTTGTCGCCGCGACGACGGCCGTGACCAACCAGGGCAACTGGGTCGTCATCACGGCGCGGAACGAGGAGGCGCTCGGTCTGCTGCTGGACGAACTGGGCCGGGTGCTCATCATGGGCACCGTGCTGCTGACCGTGGGTTTCGGCCTCGCCTCGTGGCTGCTCACCGGCGCGGCCCTCCGCCCTGTGAACCGGCTGCGCAAGGAGGCGGAGAGCCTGAGCACCACCGGGTCCTCCGCGCAACTGCTCGTCCCGGCAGGCCGGGACGAGGTCAGCCGCCTCGCAGTCACGCTCAATGATTTCATCTCCCGGCTGCGCCGCAGTCTCGACAGGGAGAAGCAGGTGGTGTCGGATGCGAGCCACGAGTTGCGCACTCCCCTCGCCGTGCTCAAGGCGCAGCTCGAGCTCGCGCATCTCAATTCCGGCGACGCTCCCGCCCTGGAGGCGGATATCGACGACGCCTCCCGCACCGTGGACCGCCTCTCCCGGCTTGCGACGAACCTGCTGGAACTGTCCAAGCTCGAGAGCCAGCAGGCCCCGCCGGAGTGCGGCTGGGAAAACCTGATCGCCGAGATCTCGGCCTCGGTCGACCGCGCCAGGGTGGTTCGGAACGGGGAGGATCTCGACGTCGACTACGAGATCGAGGGCGAGGACCCGACCGGCCGCTATGCGATCTCGGTGACCAACGTCGGGCAGCTCATCGACAATCTCATCTCGAACGCCATCAACGCCATGGGCGGCCGCGGCGCCGTGACCGTCACGCTCCGCAGCCTTCCTGAGTGTGCCATGCTGAGCGTCGTGGACACGGGGCCCGGCATGCCGGAATCCTTCATCCCGGTGGCCTTCGACCGGTTCTCCCGGCCGGAACAGTCCCGCGCGAGCGGATCGATCGGGTCGGGGCTCGGCCTCGCGATCGTGCACGCCATCGTGACGCGGGCGCAGGGAACCATCAGCCTGCGCAACACGGGGACGGGCCTGGCCATCGACATCCGCCTGCCGCGCAGCGCCCGCACCGGACAGGGCCCGCGGGCCTGA
- a CDS encoding response regulator transcription factor, which translates to MTKILVVEDDEQMGALIERGLEAEGYEIVRVGNGMDALIAINNNEFDLAAIDVMLPQMTGFEICRRIRDSGNTMPVLLLTARDTVDDRVFGLDSGADDYLTKPFAFLELTARVRALLRRQSMATPLSLELGNLAIDSRDLKVTVAGRSVSMSPKEVALLRLLCSRAGTTVDRTTILEEIWNGTEHIDPNIVDQYISYLRRKIDSAAAGMRIVTVRGSGYAVELVE; encoded by the coding sequence ATGACGAAGATCCTGGTCGTGGAAGACGATGAACAAATGGGCGCGCTGATCGAACGCGGACTCGAGGCAGAGGGCTACGAGATCGTCAGGGTCGGGAACGGGATGGATGCCCTGATCGCGATCAACAACAACGAATTCGACCTTGCAGCCATCGACGTCATGTTGCCGCAGATGACCGGGTTCGAGATCTGCCGGCGCATCCGCGACTCCGGCAACACCATGCCGGTCCTGCTCCTGACCGCCAGGGACACCGTCGACGACCGGGTCTTCGGGCTCGACAGCGGCGCGGACGACTACCTCACCAAGCCCTTCGCCTTCCTCGAGCTCACCGCCCGGGTGCGCGCCCTGCTCAGACGCCAGTCGATGGCAACGCCCCTGAGCCTCGAGCTCGGCAACCTCGCCATCGATTCCCGGGACCTCAAGGTGACCGTGGCCGGCCGGTCCGTCTCGATGAGCCCCAAGGAAGTCGCGCTGCTCCGTCTCCTCTGCAGCCGGGCAGGGACGACCGTCGACCGCACGACGATCCTCGAAGAGATCTGGAACGGCACCGAACACATCGACCCGAACATCGTCGACCAGTACATCAGCTACCTGCGGCGCAAGATCGACTCTGCGGCGGCCGGGATGCGGATCGTGACCGTGCGCGGCTCAGGGTACGCCGTGGAACTCGTCGAATGA
- a CDS encoding carbon-nitrogen hydrolase family protein, which translates to MVETPPATPAPARTVPVDPTAVGVAVAQFVPGADREANLAEVTRLASIAAARGAQLVVFPEYSAFFEPTLGPAFVAAAEPIDGPFVTALMALAEGLGLVIVAGMLEEAAGAGRFFNTLVAVGPTLGLLARYRKLHLYDAFGERESDWVLPGAIEPPQTFSVGGLRVGLQTCYDIRFPEVTRRLVDAGAELVLVPAEWVRGPLKEQQWRTLLTARAIENTVYVAAADHAPPIGVGTSMIVDPMGVELVTIGETTDVGLAWLTSARLGQVRAVNPALRLRRFGVVEV; encoded by the coding sequence ATGGTCGAAACCCCGCCTGCCACGCCAGCGCCCGCCCGGACGGTGCCTGTCGACCCGACTGCCGTCGGTGTAGCCGTCGCCCAGTTCGTTCCCGGCGCCGACCGGGAGGCGAACCTCGCCGAGGTCACCCGCCTGGCAAGCATCGCGGCCGCCCGCGGCGCGCAGCTCGTCGTGTTCCCCGAGTATTCCGCGTTCTTCGAGCCCACTCTCGGGCCCGCGTTCGTCGCGGCCGCCGAGCCGATCGACGGGCCGTTCGTGACGGCGCTCATGGCGCTCGCCGAAGGCCTGGGCCTCGTCATCGTCGCTGGCATGCTCGAGGAGGCCGCCGGTGCCGGACGATTCTTCAACACCCTCGTCGCGGTCGGGCCGACGCTTGGCCTCCTCGCCCGCTACCGCAAGTTGCACCTCTACGATGCTTTCGGCGAGCGCGAATCCGACTGGGTGCTGCCCGGCGCGATCGAGCCGCCGCAGACCTTCTCGGTCGGAGGGCTGCGGGTGGGGTTGCAGACCTGCTACGACATCCGCTTTCCCGAGGTCACCCGGCGGCTCGTCGACGCGGGTGCCGAGCTCGTGCTCGTGCCCGCCGAATGGGTGCGGGGCCCGCTCAAGGAGCAGCAGTGGCGCACCCTCCTGACCGCGCGCGCGATCGAGAACACTGTTTATGTCGCCGCCGCCGACCACGCCCCGCCCATCGGTGTCGGCACGAGCATGATCGTCGACCCGATGGGGGTCGAACTGGTCACAATCGGCGAGACGACGGATGTCGGCCTCGCCTGGCTCACCTCGGCTCGCCTCGGGCAGGTGCGTGCGGTCAATCCGGCACTCCGGCTTCGGCGCTTCGGGGTCGTCGAGGTCTAG
- a CDS encoding ATP-dependent DNA ligase produces the protein MGSLTYDRVTVEFDDRILAHLQIVIVQKLRRGESFLLSWRNAAEAGDGRSSAWLHPAIPLYFKFSGGQPPTINPLWLAQLTRSANSSQGLVATGEERAMSEQDHVMRKEPGFRSRAAAVSQDTIAAEG, from the coding sequence ATGGGTTCGTTGACGTATGACCGGGTCACCGTCGAATTCGACGACCGGATCCTCGCGCACCTGCAAATCGTCATCGTGCAGAAGTTACGCCGCGGCGAGAGTTTCCTGTTGTCCTGGCGGAATGCCGCAGAGGCCGGAGACGGTCGCAGTTCCGCCTGGCTGCACCCGGCCATCCCGCTGTACTTCAAGTTCTCCGGCGGCCAGCCGCCGACCATCAATCCGCTGTGGCTCGCCCAGCTCACCCGCTCGGCGAACAGCTCCCAGGGACTCGTCGCCACGGGAGAGGAGCGGGCGATGTCCGAGCAGGACCACGTGATGCGCAAGGAACCCGGTTTCCGTTCCCGGGCGGCAGCGGTCTCCCAGGACACGATCGCAGCCGAGGGCTGA